In Prochlorococcus marinus str. MIT 1214, one DNA window encodes the following:
- a CDS encoding CGLD27 family protein: protein MNKIICPVPESQRPLNEFNNIRNSWLISWPFLERNIFYRKLTVCWLFITPVSLTISYGSNHLKNNIFELLFVSLTVSLAFPILLLIRQWLSWTYIYKRLNSEKIEYEESGWYDGQIWEKPINWRAKDLLIAQNQIKPILNHLEVIIILLVSVVIVSLLFIFLGMN, encoded by the coding sequence ATGAATAAAATAATATGCCCTGTGCCTGAGAGCCAAAGGCCATTGAATGAATTTAATAACATTAGAAATTCGTGGTTAATCTCCTGGCCTTTTTTAGAAAGAAATATCTTCTACCGGAAATTAACAGTTTGTTGGTTATTTATCACACCAGTTAGCTTAACAATATCTTATGGAAGCAATCACTTGAAAAACAACATTTTTGAACTTTTATTTGTAAGTCTAACTGTATCTCTTGCTTTTCCTATATTATTACTTATCAGACAATGGTTAAGTTGGACTTATATATATAAACGACTTAATTCCGAAAAAATTGAATATGAAGAATCTGGTTGGTACGATGGACAGATTTGGGAAAAACCAATCAATTGGAGAGCAAAAGATTTACTCATAGCTCAAAATCAAATCAAACCTATTTTAAATCATTTAGAAGTAATAATAATACTCTTAGTATCAGTTGTTATAGTTTCATTATTATTTATATTTTTAGGAATGAATTAA
- the rsfS gene encoding ribosome silencing factor: MDSSVLVELAAVACDDRKAGDIKLLKVDEVSSIADWILITEGLSDVQVRAIVNNVEKTMREEADLLPLRKEGINEAKWALLDYGDLIINVFQPNERKFYDLESFWSNGIIHDFINNKLIKLIDE; the protein is encoded by the coding sequence ATGGATAGTAGTGTGTTAGTTGAACTAGCTGCAGTTGCTTGCGATGATAGAAAAGCAGGAGATATAAAACTTTTAAAAGTTGATGAAGTTTCAAGTATAGCTGATTGGATATTAATTACTGAAGGACTTTCTGATGTTCAAGTAAGGGCGATAGTTAATAATGTAGAGAAGACAATGAGAGAGGAAGCAGATCTGTTACCTCTCCGTAAAGAAGGAATAAATGAAGCTAAATGGGCATTATTAGATTATGGAGATCTAATAATTAATGTTTTTCAACCTAATGAAAGAAAATTCTATGATTTAGAATCATTTTGGAGCAATGGCATTATTCATGATTTTATAAATAATAAATTAATAAAACTAATAGATGAATAA
- a CDS encoding DUF3318 domain-containing protein, which produces MSELQRLKGLLPPENQSWVFIEAAAAIDPPLITLEEIGRDEVEIQIDLEQWDYLAQDHRNLLFWHEVGRIQNDTIPRDGWEMAALAIGLGGAIGELWVQDGLLLLMAIGLSGFAGYRLYLKNNSEKRLQDSISADERAIDLACRFGYSVPNAYKSLGGALKDLVEKSRKKKKRTFYEDRLEALRKSAERARAEMASQEGSKKSVTSENVYG; this is translated from the coding sequence ATGAGCGAACTACAGCGCCTTAAAGGGCTGCTGCCACCAGAAAACCAAAGCTGGGTATTCATTGAAGCCGCAGCAGCAATAGACCCCCCCTTGATCACGCTTGAAGAAATTGGGCGAGATGAAGTCGAGATTCAAATTGATCTTGAGCAATGGGACTATTTAGCTCAAGATCATAGAAATTTGTTGTTTTGGCATGAGGTAGGACGCATTCAAAATGACACAATTCCTAGAGATGGCTGGGAAATGGCAGCTCTGGCAATAGGATTAGGTGGTGCTATTGGAGAATTATGGGTTCAAGATGGATTGTTACTTTTAATGGCAATTGGATTATCAGGCTTTGCAGGTTATCGACTTTACTTAAAAAATAATTCTGAGAAACGTTTACAAGATTCTATATCAGCTGACGAGAGAGCGATTGATCTCGCATGTAGATTCGGATATAGCGTTCCAAATGCTTATAAAAGTCTTGGTGGGGCTTTAAAAGATTTAGTAGAAAAATCAAGAAAGAAAAAAAAGAGAACATTTTATGAAGACAGATTAGAAGCACTCAGAAAAAGTGCTGAAAGAGCGCGTGCAGAAATGGCATCTCAAGAGGGGTCTAAAAAATCAGTTACGAGTGAAAATGTTTATGGATAG